The window TGGTGGCCGCCGCCAAAGTTGATCCATTCCATTTGAGAGAGCCATGGGCCAAACTTCTCTTCAACAGCATTTAACGTAATTTCCAGTGCATCCGAGTTTTGCTGGCAGAGTGTATGGAAATGCAGGCCAGAAACACCTTCAAGCAAGTCAGGACGGAAATGTTCAATTGTTACCCCGAACCTTGAACCTGGTGAGCAAGGGTCATAAATGGCGTGCCCTTCCTGGGTGGAACATTCAGGATTGATTCGTAAGCCAACCTTCCTGCCGGCTGCAAGAACCTTATCCTTAAACCTTTCTAACTGAGTGTTGGAGTTGAAAATAATATGGTCACAAATCTCAATAATTTCATCCATTTCGTCTTCACGATAGGCAGCCGAGAAAACATGATTTTCTTTGCCCATTTTTTCATATCCAAGGCGAGCCTCAAAGGGGCCGCTTGCTGTCGTGCCACTTAAATATTCCCCAATCAAGGGATATAAAGAAGTCATTGAAAATGCTTTTTGTGCCAGTACAATCTTGCATCCTGTCCGCTTCATAACCCCGTTCAGGATTTTAAGGTTTTTTTCCAAAAGGCTTTCATCCACTACATAACAAGGGGTTGGCAATTCTTCAAATTTCATCTTAGTCCACAAGCTCTGGGTCAAAGCTTTCCTTCCACGGTAGTCCCCATTTGTTCAATTCTTCCATGAATGGGTCTGGATCGAACTCTTCGATATTAAAGACACCCTTGTAATCCCATTTTCCAGTCATGAGCA is drawn from Bacillus sp. FJAT-18017 and contains these coding sequences:
- the nspC gene encoding carboxynorspermidine decarboxylase — translated: MKFEELPTPCYVVDESLLEKNLKILNGVMKRTGCKIVLAQKAFSMTSLYPLIGEYLSGTTASGPFEARLGYEKMGKENHVFSAAYREDEMDEIIEICDHIIFNSNTQLERFKDKVLAAGRKVGLRINPECSTQEGHAIYDPCSPGSRFGVTIEHFRPDLLEGVSGLHFHTLCQQNSDALEITLNAVEEKFGPWLSQMEWINFGGGHHITREDYDIPRLEKCIKRMQEKYGLEVYLEPGEAIALNAGYLVTTVLDTIKNGMDIAILDTSASCHMPDVLEMPYRPPLLDSGEVGEKPHLYRLGGQTCLTGDVIGDYSFDKPLQIGDRLVFGDMAIYTMVKNTTFNGMPLPAIAIQDKNGDCRVVQKFGYQDFAMRLA